The Haloarchaeobius amylolyticus genome window below encodes:
- a CDS encoding S8 family serine peptidase, with protein sequence MPNDDTPQFGRRQFVKATGAVAGAAALGGVASATPGRKPGPKEDEVLVGVSASVADRRATVAQAVPGNAEIVHENDTLGYVSVKFPSTASDRARENFIEAVTKQDGVKYAEKNTTHSTSATPSDPKFDQQYAPQQVGSDQAWDTTFGDSAVTIAIVDTGAQYDHPDLQGNFKSDPGKDFVDNDSDPYPDVPSDEYHGTHVSGCAAAVVDNGTGVAGQGNSSLINGRALDENGSGSTSDIADAVQWAADQGADVINMSLGGGGYTDTMKNAVSYAQNNGSLIICAAGNDGSGSVSYPAAYSECMAISAVDDNENLASFSQYGDSVELCAPGVDVLSTTTETRGSYEKLSGTSMATPVTSGVAGLTLAKWSSLANNELRSHLKNTAEDIGLSSQEQGSGQVDAYAAVTTDPSGDGGGGGGDGDSTSGSVSGTLDGYWDYDDYTWAWEYSDPSQVVVELDGPSDADFDLYINTGTTTNASPSNYDYASTSTDSQESITIDNPDDSTDMQIDVDSYSGSGSYTLTITEYQ encoded by the coding sequence ATGCCAAATGATGACACCCCACAGTTCGGGCGGCGACAGTTCGTGAAGGCAACCGGCGCAGTCGCAGGTGCAGCCGCACTCGGCGGCGTCGCCAGTGCGACCCCGGGACGCAAACCGGGTCCGAAGGAGGACGAGGTCCTCGTCGGTGTCTCCGCGAGCGTCGCCGACCGACGGGCGACGGTCGCACAGGCGGTCCCCGGCAACGCCGAGATCGTCCACGAGAACGACACACTCGGCTACGTCTCGGTGAAGTTCCCGAGCACGGCCAGCGACAGGGCCCGCGAGAACTTCATCGAGGCGGTCACGAAGCAAGACGGCGTGAAGTACGCCGAGAAGAACACGACGCACAGCACCTCGGCGACCCCGAGCGACCCCAAGTTCGACCAGCAGTACGCCCCACAGCAGGTCGGGTCCGACCAGGCGTGGGACACCACGTTCGGTGACTCCGCGGTCACCATCGCCATCGTCGACACGGGCGCACAGTACGACCACCCCGACCTGCAGGGCAACTTCAAGTCCGACCCCGGCAAGGACTTCGTCGACAACGACTCCGACCCGTATCCGGACGTCCCGTCCGACGAGTACCACGGCACCCACGTCTCCGGGTGTGCCGCGGCCGTCGTCGACAACGGCACCGGCGTCGCCGGGCAGGGCAACTCCTCGCTCATCAACGGGCGTGCCCTCGACGAGAACGGCAGCGGGTCCACCAGCGACATCGCGGACGCCGTCCAGTGGGCGGCAGACCAGGGCGCGGACGTCATCAACATGTCCCTCGGTGGCGGCGGCTACACGGACACCATGAAGAACGCCGTCAGCTACGCGCAGAACAACGGCTCGCTCATCATCTGTGCGGCGGGCAACGACGGCTCCGGCTCGGTGTCGTACCCGGCGGCCTACAGCGAGTGTATGGCCATCTCCGCGGTCGACGACAACGAGAACCTCGCGAGCTTCAGCCAGTACGGCGACAGCGTCGAGCTCTGTGCCCCCGGCGTGGACGTCCTCTCGACGACGACCGAGACCCGCGGGAGCTACGAGAAGCTCTCGGGTACCTCGATGGCGACGCCGGTCACCTCCGGCGTGGCCGGGCTCACCCTCGCGAAGTGGTCGAGCCTCGCCAACAACGAACTCCGGAGCCACCTGAAGAACACGGCCGAGGACATCGGCCTCTCCTCCCAGGAGCAGGGCAGCGGCCAGGTCGACGCCTACGCCGCGGTCACGACCGACCCGTCCGGCGACGGCGGTGGTGGCGGCGGTGACGGCGATTCCACCTCCGGCAGCGTCAGCGGCACCCTCGACGGCTACTGGGACTACGACGACTACACCTGGGCGTGGGAGTACAGCGACCCGAGCCAGGTCGTCGTCGAACTCGACGGGCCGAGCGACGCCGACTTCGACCTCTACATCAACACCGGGACGACGACGAACGCCAGTCCGTCGAACTACGACTACGCCTCGACGAGCACCGACAGCCAGGAGTCCATCACCATCGACAACCCCGACGACTCCACCGACATGCAGATCGACGTGGACTCGTACTCCGGCTCCGGCAGCTACACCCTGACCATCACGGAGTACCAGTAA
- a CDS encoding TatD family hydrolase, with translation MTELDTPVLDNHLHLDPAHGRGIEAVKDFARVGGTHLLVVNKPSWYLGDLPGERADFRHVFETTIDVVEDATAELPGRAWPVLGVHPALVSQLVDAGHSPGAARDIMQAGLDLAAEYVDDGMALALKSGRPHYDVSDAVWEASNEVMRHAFRLGAREKCAVQLHTEGTDDLSEVAEWAEEAGLDRTHVVKHYSGGTLAGPVPSVMSEKDRLEVAAERDDPFLMETDFVDDPDRPGAVLGPKTVPRRVRWLLDEGHDEAVRRAHVETPAMVYDIDTEATL, from the coding sequence ATGACCGAACTCGATACGCCGGTGCTCGACAACCACCTGCACCTCGACCCGGCACACGGGCGTGGCATCGAGGCCGTGAAGGACTTCGCACGCGTCGGCGGCACCCACCTCCTCGTGGTGAACAAGCCGTCGTGGTACCTCGGCGACCTCCCCGGCGAGCGCGCCGACTTCCGGCACGTCTTCGAGACCACCATCGACGTGGTCGAGGACGCCACCGCCGAACTCCCCGGGCGCGCCTGGCCGGTCCTCGGCGTCCACCCCGCCCTCGTCTCCCAGCTGGTCGACGCCGGCCACTCTCCCGGGGCAGCCCGCGACATCATGCAGGCCGGCCTCGACCTCGCCGCCGAGTACGTCGACGACGGGATGGCCCTCGCGCTCAAGTCCGGGCGCCCGCACTACGACGTGTCCGACGCGGTCTGGGAGGCCTCGAACGAGGTGATGCGCCACGCCTTCCGACTCGGCGCGCGCGAGAAGTGCGCCGTCCAGCTCCACACCGAGGGTACCGACGACCTCTCTGAGGTCGCCGAGTGGGCCGAGGAGGCCGGCCTCGACCGCACGCACGTGGTGAAGCACTACTCGGGCGGGACGCTCGCCGGCCCGGTCCCGAGCGTGATGAGCGAGAAGGACCGCCTCGAGGTCGCCGCCGAACGCGACGACCCCTTCCTGATGGAGACCGACTTCGTCGACGACCCCGACCGCCCGGGCGCGGTCCTGGGCCCGAAGACCGTCCCGCGGCGCGTCCGCTGGCTGCTGGACGAGGGCCACGACGAGGCGGTTCGTCGCGCGCACGTCGAGACCCCCGCGATGGTCTACGATATCGACACCGAAGCGACGCTCTGA
- a CDS encoding Ig-like domain-containing protein: MDSCGDERAVTVQVGAVILLAFVVIAIATYQAQVVPQQNSQVEYNHNQQVQQQLQEVRNSIVTAATTGSSPPQTVSLGTTYPSRTIFVNPSQPSGSLRTVGTQNASINVSVANASAVDGDIDDYWDGTARNFSTGALVYRPNYNVYQNGPTTVYENTMLYNVYRSANITVTGQTMVDGKEISLITLGGELQANSGGSRTVDVSSLSTSSNTIAVTNQTGSNLTITIPTYLNESQWRDAMEDEVDGAGNSSNDAYIHAVTYQPVPGQQFNLVTLEFERDTTYELKMARVGVGETNGADKTNATYLTVVGDPRIGEGETDTVTFEVRDQYNNPVSGVTVNASASRGTITSSNPQTTGPDGKVSFSYQAPGDVDGTDNTDTVDASFTVNTSTTSINASKPENVSATVEIRNLDGSGGGGAGNYDMMWDFDYIETQNTYTTCYAANETCVYNISQTSSDNLDMRVNTTPSTSEVFVDFGHNDSTIVKAFNPSEGATDGSGNRTTTLSFENGDPTGTLRLLASAVEDPETMTLKVIGGGGGGGNNAPTAAAGGPYSVDEGSTVTLNGSGSSDSDGTIATYDWEVISGSGSITDADNTTPNATYNAPANVGADTDMTVQLTVTDDQGATSTDTATVTVRDTGSADTTPPNIQNFSGLIADSKANPDYVEIGTLDINDGNTGLSEVTVTVSDSDGNQIGSRQFTGLGGQNSFSRNNLRIDLTSDVGNNEVLTVTVTATDQAGNTATQSKTVTTQNNPMILSYPHNERGAAVQSSRQVDRSGEIVARVLNR, from the coding sequence ATGGATAGCTGCGGGGACGAGCGCGCCGTGACCGTGCAGGTAGGCGCAGTCATCCTTCTCGCGTTCGTCGTCATCGCCATCGCGACCTACCAGGCCCAGGTCGTCCCCCAGCAGAACTCGCAGGTCGAGTACAACCACAACCAGCAGGTCCAGCAACAGCTCCAGGAGGTCCGTAACAGCATCGTCACGGCGGCAACGACGGGGAGCTCGCCGCCACAGACGGTGAGTCTCGGCACGACCTATCCCTCCCGGACCATCTTCGTGAATCCATCACAACCATCCGGGTCCTTGCGGACGGTGGGAACACAGAACGCTAGTATCAACGTCTCCGTCGCGAACGCCAGTGCGGTCGACGGGGACATCGACGACTACTGGGACGGCACGGCCCGGAACTTCTCGACGGGCGCGCTCGTCTACCGTCCGAACTACAACGTCTACCAGAACGGGCCGACGACGGTGTACGAGAACACGATGCTGTACAACGTCTACCGGTCGGCGAACATCACTGTCACCGGGCAGACCATGGTCGACGGCAAGGAGATCTCGCTGATCACCCTCGGTGGCGAGTTGCAGGCGAACTCCGGTGGGAGCAGGACCGTCGACGTCTCCAGCCTGAGCACCTCCTCGAACACCATCGCGGTGACCAACCAGACCGGGTCGAACCTCACGATAACCATCCCCACGTACCTCAACGAGAGCCAGTGGCGTGACGCGATGGAAGACGAGGTTGATGGGGCCGGTAACAGCTCCAACGACGCGTACATCCACGCCGTCACATACCAGCCGGTGCCCGGCCAGCAGTTCAACCTCGTCACGCTGGAGTTCGAACGAGACACCACGTACGAACTCAAGATGGCACGCGTCGGTGTCGGGGAGACGAACGGCGCCGACAAGACGAACGCGACGTACCTCACCGTGGTCGGTGACCCGCGGATTGGTGAGGGTGAGACGGACACGGTGACGTTCGAGGTCCGCGACCAGTACAACAACCCCGTGAGTGGTGTCACGGTGAATGCGAGTGCGTCGCGTGGTACCATCACCAGTTCGAACCCGCAGACGACCGGGCCGGACGGCAAAGTCTCGTTCTCCTACCAGGCACCGGGTGACGTGGACGGCACCGACAACACGGACACCGTCGACGCGAGTTTCACGGTGAACACCTCGACGACGAGCATCAACGCGAGCAAACCCGAGAACGTCTCCGCGACCGTGGAGATACGCAATCTCGACGGCAGTGGTGGCGGTGGCGCAGGCAACTACGACATGATGTGGGACTTCGACTACATCGAGACCCAGAACACGTACACGACGTGCTATGCCGCCAACGAGACCTGCGTCTACAATATCAGCCAGACGAGTTCCGACAACCTCGACATGCGTGTCAACACGACGCCGTCGACCTCCGAGGTGTTCGTCGACTTCGGCCACAACGACAGCACCATCGTGAAGGCTTTCAACCCGTCCGAGGGTGCGACCGACGGGAGCGGCAACCGCACGACCACGCTGTCGTTCGAGAACGGCGACCCGACGGGGACGCTTCGGCTGCTCGCCTCGGCGGTCGAGGACCCCGAGACGATGACGCTGAAGGTCATCGGGGGCGGCGGTGGTGGTGGGAACAATGCGCCGACGGCAGCCGCCGGTGGTCCGTACTCAGTGGACGAAGGCAGTACTGTCACTCTCAACGGCAGTGGGAGCAGTGACAGCGACGGGACGATAGCCACCTACGACTGGGAGGTCATCAGCGGTTCCGGGAGCATCACGGATGCCGATAACACGACCCCGAACGCGACCTACAATGCCCCCGCCAACGTCGGTGCAGATACGGATATGACGGTTCAGTTAACGGTCACCGACGACCAGGGTGCGACGAGCACGGACACCGCGACGGTGACGGTTCGGGACACGGGGAGTGCCGATACCACGCCGCCGAATATCCAGAATTTCAGTGGTCTCATCGCCGACTCGAAGGCGAACCCGGACTACGTAGAGATTGGGACGTTGGACATCAACGACGGAAATACGGGTCTGAGTGAGGTAACCGTCACCGTGTCCGACAGCGATGGGAACCAGATTGGATCGAGACAGTTCACCGGTCTAGGGGGCCAGAACAGTTTCAGCAGAAACAACCTGCGTATCGACCTGACCAGTGACGTGGGGAACAACGAGGTTCTAACGGTTACGGTGACCGCCACCGATCAGGCAGGGAACACTGCGACTCAATCGAAGACGGTCACCACCCAAAACAATCCGATGATTCTCAGCTATCCTCACAATGAGAGAGGGGCCGCCGTACAGTCTTCAAGACAGGTCGACCGTTCCGGTGAAATTGTCGCTCGTGTCTTGAACCGCTGA
- a CDS encoding DUF2150 family protein, with the protein MSTPPTEYYSAERWQNWVDRIRDEEIDAEDEDSMRVFDLMQDDAAIAAAKIVSSYDDGELDEDEASEKINEIGDIVFSEPDFDDEDKVFLVGSVQESLSIVLHSCMEYIHAGAAEEATIEDYVAAAADAEEEEDIESARGFLVKAGTLIIDGQNLSPELGKDLEYGPVAEWLNGLASLQSAMEDPEVVEEDDE; encoded by the coding sequence ATGAGCACGCCCCCGACCGAGTACTACTCGGCCGAACGTTGGCAGAACTGGGTGGACCGCATCCGCGACGAAGAGATCGACGCCGAGGACGAGGACTCCATGCGCGTCTTCGACCTCATGCAGGACGACGCCGCCATCGCCGCCGCGAAGATCGTCTCCAGCTACGACGACGGCGAACTCGACGAGGACGAGGCGTCCGAGAAGATCAACGAGATCGGCGACATCGTCTTCTCCGAGCCCGACTTCGACGACGAGGACAAGGTCTTCCTCGTCGGGTCGGTCCAGGAGAGCCTGAGCATCGTCCTCCACTCCTGCATGGAGTACATCCACGCCGGCGCCGCCGAGGAGGCGACCATCGAGGACTACGTCGCGGCCGCCGCCGACGCCGAGGAGGAAGAGGACATCGAGAGCGCCCGCGGCTTCCTCGTGAAGGCCGGGACCCTCATCATCGACGGCCAGAACCTCTCGCCGGAACTCGGCAAGGACCTCGAGTACGGCCCCGTCGCCGAGTGGCTCAACGGCCTCGCCAGCCTCCAGTCTGCCATGGAGGACCCCGAAGTCGTCGAGGAAGACGACGAGTAG
- a CDS encoding S8 family serine peptidase, with amino-acid sequence MADDSNQPSPSRRTFLQATGLAAGAAAVPGLAAATPGRSPGPKENELLVGVSASASVADAKAAVTNDLPANANVVHENRDLGYMAVAVAERDGPSTMASVKATLESKSHVKYVEQNTTHYAMATPNDPKLDSQYAPQQVRAPSAWDTTTGSADVTIAVVDQGVMYDHPDLSARFGADEGQDFVDSDSDPYPDSMADEYHGTHVAGICAGTIDNDTGIAGMSNSTLLSGRALSEEGSGSTADIADAVQWAADQGADIINMSLGGGGYTDTMKNAVSYAVDNGALPICAAGNAGEGSVDYPAAYNECVAVSAVDENEDLASFSNYGSKIDVAAPGVDILSAWTEYKSAYGGKYNEISGTSMACPAAAGVAALGLAADPGLSVSELRSKLKNTAVDIGLSSDKQGAGRVDAANLVGGGDGNSDPVADIAGGSRTVSVDETVSFDGSGSGDSDGSITSYEWDFGDGATATGATASHAYGSAGDYTVTLTVTDDDGATSSAAVTVTVESGSGGGSCGDTTSGGSADGSLSGYWDGDSYTYTAELADPCQITVTLDGPAGADFDLYVTTDGRTPSTSDYDVRSITQDSNEQIVVDTVSSGQDFGILVDSYSGSGSYTVSVEELGT; translated from the coding sequence ATGGCAGACGATAGCAACCAGCCGTCCCCAAGCCGACGTACCTTCCTCCAAGCAACCGGTCTCGCCGCAGGCGCGGCGGCAGTCCCCGGACTGGCCGCGGCGACCCCCGGCCGGTCGCCCGGCCCGAAGGAGAACGAACTGCTCGTCGGGGTCTCCGCGAGCGCGAGCGTCGCCGACGCGAAGGCGGCCGTCACGAACGACCTCCCGGCCAACGCGAACGTCGTCCACGAGAACCGTGACCTCGGCTACATGGCGGTCGCGGTCGCAGAGCGCGACGGGCCCTCGACGATGGCCTCGGTGAAGGCCACGCTGGAGTCGAAGTCCCACGTGAAGTACGTCGAGCAGAACACGACGCACTACGCGATGGCGACACCGAACGACCCGAAGCTCGACAGCCAGTACGCGCCCCAGCAGGTCCGTGCCCCGAGCGCCTGGGACACGACGACGGGGAGTGCCGACGTGACCATCGCGGTCGTCGACCAGGGCGTCATGTACGACCACCCCGACCTCTCGGCCCGCTTCGGCGCCGACGAGGGCCAGGACTTCGTCGACAGCGACTCGGACCCGTACCCGGACTCGATGGCCGACGAGTACCACGGCACCCACGTCGCCGGCATCTGTGCGGGCACCATCGACAACGACACCGGTATCGCCGGGATGTCGAACTCCACGCTCCTCTCCGGGCGCGCCCTCAGCGAGGAGGGCTCCGGCTCGACGGCGGACATCGCCGACGCGGTCCAGTGGGCCGCAGACCAGGGCGCGGACATCATCAACATGTCCCTCGGTGGCGGCGGCTACACGGACACCATGAAGAACGCCGTCAGCTACGCCGTCGACAACGGTGCGCTGCCCATCTGTGCCGCCGGGAACGCGGGCGAGGGCTCCGTCGACTACCCTGCCGCGTACAACGAGTGTGTCGCGGTCTCCGCGGTCGACGAGAACGAGGACCTCGCGAGCTTCTCGAACTACGGCAGCAAGATCGACGTCGCGGCTCCCGGCGTGGACATCCTCTCGGCGTGGACCGAGTACAAGAGCGCCTACGGCGGCAAGTACAACGAGATCTCCGGCACGTCGATGGCCTGTCCCGCCGCGGCGGGCGTCGCGGCACTCGGCCTCGCCGCCGACCCGGGCCTCTCGGTCTCGGAACTCCGCTCGAAGTTGAAGAACACGGCCGTCGACATCGGCCTGTCCTCAGATAAGCAGGGCGCCGGCCGGGTCGACGCGGCGAATCTCGTCGGCGGTGGCGACGGGAACAGTGACCCGGTCGCCGACATCGCGGGCGGCTCGCGCACCGTCTCGGTCGACGAGACCGTCTCCTTCGACGGCTCCGGCTCGGGCGACTCCGACGGCTCCATCACCAGCTACGAGTGGGACTTCGGCGACGGTGCGACCGCGACCGGCGCGACGGCCTCGCACGCCTACGGCAGTGCGGGCGACTACACGGTCACGCTGACCGTCACCGACGACGACGGCGCGACCTCGTCGGCCGCGGTGACCGTGACGGTCGAGTCCGGCAGCGGCGGTGGCTCCTGTGGTGACACCACGTCCGGCGGCTCCGCGGACGGCTCGCTCTCGGGCTACTGGGACGGCGACAGCTACACCTACACCGCCGAGCTCGCCGACCCGTGCCAGATTACGGTGACCCTCGACGGGCCGGCTGGCGCCGACTTCGACCTGTACGTGACGACCGACGGGCGCACGCCCTCGACCTCGGACTACGACGTGCGCTCCATCACGCAGGACAGCAACGAGCAGATCGTCGTCGACACCGTGAGTTCCGGGCAGGACTTCGGCATCCTCGTCGATTCGTACTCCGGCTCCGGTAGCTACACCGTCTCCGTCGAGGAACTCGGCACGTAA
- a CDS encoding adenylate kinase, giving the protein MSKPHILILGAPGAGKGTQSKHIVETFGVEHVTTGDALRSNKDMDISDMDTEYDTPRAYMEQGDLVPDEVVNAIVEEALSSADGYVLDGYPRNIEQAEELAEMTDLDVILHLDVDRDELTDRLTGRRVCTECGTNYHVKYNQPEEAGVCDECGGELHQRDDDTEEAVANRLDVFEENTVPVIEFYEGRDEFAAIDGNQAPDAVWEDVKAAIDARAE; this is encoded by the coding sequence ATGAGCAAGCCGCATATCCTCATCCTCGGCGCACCCGGGGCAGGCAAGGGCACACAGTCCAAGCACATCGTCGAGACGTTCGGCGTCGAGCACGTCACCACGGGTGACGCGCTGCGCTCGAACAAGGACATGGACATCAGCGACATGGACACGGAGTACGACACGCCGCGAGCGTACATGGAGCAGGGCGACCTGGTCCCCGACGAGGTCGTCAACGCCATCGTCGAGGAGGCGCTCTCCAGTGCCGACGGCTACGTCCTCGACGGCTACCCGCGCAACATCGAGCAGGCCGAGGAACTCGCCGAGATGACCGACCTCGACGTCATCCTCCACCTCGACGTGGACCGCGACGAACTCACCGACCGCCTCACCGGCCGCCGCGTCTGCACGGAGTGCGGGACGAACTACCACGTCAAGTACAACCAGCCCGAGGAGGCGGGCGTCTGTGACGAGTGCGGTGGCGAACTCCACCAGCGCGACGACGACACCGAGGAAGCCGTCGCCAACCGCCTCGACGTGTTCGAGGAGAACACCGTCCCCGTCATCGAGTTCTACGAGGGCCGCGACGAGTTCGCCGCCATCGACGGCAACCAGGCCCCCGACGCCGTCTGGGAAGACGTGAAGGCCGCCATCGACGCGCGCGCAGAGTAA
- a CDS encoding S8 family serine peptidase has product MTGDNSQSWARRTFLKTTGAAAGAAALAGITSATPGRNPGPKENELLVGVSASTSMSTAQARVEEAIPANARVVHQNSDLGYMAVRLPDQASAQANSAVAEAMKKRSGVKYVEENKTHYALATPNDPKFDQQYAPQQVRAPDAWDTATGEGVTIAVVDQGVMYDHPDLSAQFGSNEGKDFVDSDSDPYPDSMSSEYHGTHVAGICAGTTDNSTGIAGISNASLLSGRALSEEGSGSTADIADAVKWAADQGADIVNMSLGGGGYTDTMKNAVSYAANAGVTLICASGNDGASSVSYPAAYDECIAVGAVDENEDLASFSNYGSKQGVVAPGVDILSAWTEYKSSYGGKYNQISGTSMACPAAAGVAALGLAANPDWSNTKLRSKLKETAVDIGLSADQQGAGRVDAANLVGSGGGGGGGDDNTAPTVDISASSATVTVGQDVTFDGSGSSDSDGSISSYEWDFGDGATATGATVTHAYSSAGDYTATLTVTDDDGATSSDSVAITVESSSGGSCGDASSGGSAEGYLYGYYDSASYTYGLDLADPCQVTVTLSGGDWADFDLYVTTDGRTPSTYDYDRRSITQDSNEQIVIEAVEAGQSIGILVDSYSGSGSYTVEVEELGK; this is encoded by the coding sequence ATGACAGGCGACAACAGTCAATCGTGGGCACGACGTACGTTCCTGAAGACGACGGGCGCAGCGGCTGGTGCTGCCGCGCTCGCCGGTATCACCTCGGCGACCCCGGGCCGGAACCCCGGACCGAAGGAGAACGAACTCCTCGTCGGTGTCTCGGCGTCGACCAGCATGTCGACCGCACAGGCACGCGTCGAGGAGGCCATCCCGGCCAACGCACGCGTCGTCCACCAGAACTCGGACCTCGGCTACATGGCGGTCCGGCTCCCCGACCAGGCGTCGGCGCAGGCCAACTCCGCCGTCGCGGAGGCGATGAAGAAGAGATCGGGCGTGAAGTACGTCGAGGAGAACAAGACGCACTACGCGCTGGCGACCCCGAACGACCCCAAGTTCGACCAGCAGTACGCACCGCAGCAGGTCCGTGCTCCCGACGCGTGGGACACGGCCACGGGCGAGGGCGTCACCATCGCGGTCGTCGACCAGGGCGTCATGTACGACCACCCCGACCTCTCCGCCCAGTTCGGCTCGAACGAGGGCAAGGACTTCGTCGACTCCGACTCCGACCCGTACCCGGACTCGATGTCGAGCGAGTACCACGGCACCCACGTCGCCGGCATCTGTGCGGGAACCACCGACAACAGCACGGGCATCGCGGGCATCTCGAACGCCTCCCTGCTCTCGGGTCGCGCGCTGAGCGAGGAAGGCTCCGGGTCGACCGCCGACATCGCGGACGCCGTGAAGTGGGCCGCAGACCAGGGCGCAGACATCGTCAACATGTCCCTCGGTGGCGGCGGCTACACGGACACCATGAAGAACGCCGTCAGCTACGCCGCGAACGCGGGCGTCACCCTCATCTGCGCCTCGGGTAACGACGGCGCCAGCTCGGTCTCGTACCCGGCCGCCTACGACGAGTGTATCGCCGTGGGTGCGGTCGACGAGAACGAGGACCTCGCGAGCTTCTCGAACTACGGCAGCAAGCAGGGCGTCGTCGCCCCCGGCGTCGACATCCTCTCGGCGTGGACCGAGTACAAGAGTTCCTACGGCGGTAAGTACAACCAGATCTCCGGCACTTCCATGGCCTGTCCGGCCGCCGCCGGTGTCGCCGCGCTCGGCCTCGCCGCGAACCCCGACTGGTCGAACACCAAGCTCCGGTCGAAGCTCAAGGAGACCGCGGTCGACATCGGCCTGTCCGCCGACCAGCAGGGTGCCGGTCGCGTCGACGCCGCGAACCTCGTCGGCAGTGGCGGCGGTGGTGGCGGTGGCGACGACAACACGGCCCCGACCGTCGACATCAGCGCCTCCTCGGCGACCGTGACGGTCGGCCAGGACGTCACCTTCGACGGCTCCGGCTCCTCCGACTCCGACGGGTCCATCAGTTCCTACGAGTGGGACTTCGGCGACGGCGCGACCGCGACGGGTGCGACCGTCACCCACGCCTACAGCAGCGCGGGCGACTACACCGCGACGCTCACCGTCACCGACGACGACGGCGCGACCTCCTCGGACTCGGTCGCCATCACCGTCGAGTCCAGCAGCGGTGGCTCCTGCGGGGACGCCTCCTCCGGCGGCTCCGCCGAGGGCTACCTCTACGGCTACTACGACTCGGCCTCCTACACGTACGGCCTCGACCTCGCCGACCCGTGTCAGGTCACCGTCACCCTGTCCGGCGGCGACTGGGCCGACTTCGACCTGTACGTGACGACCGACGGGCGCACCCCGAGCACGTACGACTACGACAGGCGCTCCATCACGCAGGACAGCAACGAACAGATCGTCATCGAGGCCGTCGAGGCCGGCCAGAGCATCGGCATCCTCGTCGACTCCTACTCCGGCTCCGGCAGCTACACCGTCGAGGTCGAAGAACTCGGCAAGTAA
- a CDS encoding NYN domain-containing protein, which translates to MNERFRRLLPGTEPHPRPRVGVFVDGPNVLRDEFDVDLDDVREAARVEGDLVVTRLYLDEHATPGLIQAAEARGFEVVVTSGDVDVKLAIDATETAVSEAIDTLAVVSRDTDFKPVLETAGRHGVRTIAIAPGEYGRSDALQNAANDATVL; encoded by the coding sequence ATGAACGAGCGGTTCAGACGGCTCCTGCCCGGCACCGAACCCCATCCCAGGCCCCGGGTGGGGGTGTTCGTGGACGGGCCGAACGTGCTCCGCGACGAGTTCGACGTCGACCTCGACGACGTGCGCGAGGCAGCACGCGTGGAGGGCGACCTCGTCGTGACGCGACTCTACCTCGACGAACACGCGACGCCGGGCCTCATCCAGGCCGCCGAGGCGCGGGGGTTCGAGGTCGTGGTGACCAGCGGCGACGTCGACGTGAAACTCGCCATCGACGCGACCGAGACGGCCGTGAGCGAGGCTATCGACACGCTCGCGGTCGTCTCCCGCGACACCGACTTCAAGCCCGTCCTCGAGACCGCGGGCCGCCACGGCGTCCGGACGATCGCCATCGCGCCCGGCGAGTACGGGCGCTCGGACGCGCTCCAGAACGCCGCGAACGACGCCACCGTCCTGTAG